Sequence from the Microbacterium sp. AZCO genome:
CGGGTCCATCGTCTCGTGGCCGGTGCGCTCGAGGATGACGAACACGAGCGTGACCCAGAAGGCGACGTGCACGACGACTGCCAGCACGACGCTGACGACGGAGCCGAGGATTTCGCCGAAGCTCGCTCCGGCGAGCGTCTGCGCGAGCGCGACCCCGAAGGCCGCGCACACGGGCACGATCGCCCACAGCAGCTTGAGCAGACGCCACCAGTCGAGGTAGTACCGCGGTCCGACGAGCCACAGCGGACGCTCGAGATAGCCCGCCGCGAGCTTGTCGGGGTCGCCGAGCTCGCTGAGGACGTCGCGCTCGGCGGTTTCGGCCGGTTCACCGGCATCCACCCGCGCGTCGATCTGGTCGGCGATCGAGGCTCGCAGCTCGGCGGACAGGTCGGCGCGCTGCTTGTCGGGCACGCTGCGCATCGCGGCGTCGATGTAGCGGTCGGTGAGGGTCGCGGTGGTCATGATCGGTCCTTGGCGGGGAGAGCGTCGATCGAGGCGGCGACGCGGGCGAAGTCGGCGGTGAGGGCATCGGCGAGGCGTGCGCCGGCGGGGCTCGTGCGATAGAACTTGCGAGGCCGCGCCTCGTCGGTGTTCCACTCGCTCACGAGGTGGCCCTGCTTCTCGAGTCGTCGCAGCAGGGGGTAGAGGGTGTTGGCGTCGGTGTCGAAGCCGCGCGCGTCGAGCTCTTCGAGCAGGCCATAGCCGTAGCCCGGAGTCTCGAGCAGCCGCAGGCAGGCCAGCACGACGGTGCCGCGGCGCAGCTCCTGCAGGTGCGTCTCGAGGGCTTCGGTCTCGGTCATGACTGACACTGTACTGTGTCTCGCACACTATAGGCAAGGGCACATTATCGGCCGACCCGATGTCCCTCGAGTTGCCCGAACAACTGGCAACTCGGCGCCTGGTTGCGCGAAGAAGTGGCAACTCGGCGCGGGGGTGGCGGCGCGGGGGTGGGCGGTGCGGAGTGGCAGGATGGCCGCATGCGCGTACCGCCCCTCGCCGAGATCCTCGCTTCGGCGCGCGTCGTCGCGCTCCCGCTCGCCACCCGCTTCCGCGGCGTCGACGTGCGTGAGGCGGTGCTCTTCGAGGGACCCGAAGGCTGGACCGAGTTCTCGCCCTTCGTCGAGTACGGCGACACGGAGGCATCCACCTGGCTCGCGGCGGCGATCGATTGGGGATGGATGCCGCAGCCGGCGCCGCTGCGTCGCGAGATCCCCGTCAACGCGACGATGCCGGCCGTCGCCGCATCCCGGGTTCCCGAGGTGCTCGCCCGCTACGACGGCTGCCGGACCGTGAAGGTCAAGGTCGCCGAGGCCGGGCAG
This genomic interval carries:
- a CDS encoding helix-turn-helix transcriptional regulator translates to MTETEALETHLQELRRGTVVLACLRLLETPGYGYGLLEELDARGFDTDANTLYPLLRRLEKQGHLVSEWNTDEARPRKFYRTSPAGARLADALTADFARVAASIDALPAKDRS